Proteins encoded in a region of the Metamycoplasma alkalescens genome:
- the pyrH gene encoding UMP kinase, translating into MSYKYKRVLIKLSGEGLANKEKSLAIDYELVNKFAKQLQIIIKNKVEVAIVVGGGNFWRGTSAAKNGIHRVRADYIGMLATTMNALALQSGFEHNGLQSRVLSSLTMDPKVCEVYINEKAKKYLKDGQVIIFAGGTGRPFFTTDTASTLYASEIEADAILMGKNNIDGVYDSDPKFNKNAIKFDRITYDELLERDLRVIDQTAAAMAKDNDIDIIIFDINEENSLLRAIENKIPNTVITK; encoded by the coding sequence GTGAGTTACAAGTACAAACGAGTTTTAATAAAATTATCTGGCGAAGGGTTGGCAAATAAAGAAAAAAGCTTAGCAATTGATTATGAATTAGTTAATAAATTTGCAAAGCAATTACAAATAATAATTAAAAATAAAGTTGAAGTAGCAATTGTTGTTGGTGGTGGAAATTTTTGAAGAGGAACAAGTGCGGCAAAAAATGGCATCCATCGAGTGAGAGCTGATTATATTGGTATGCTTGCTACAACAATGAATGCATTAGCACTTCAATCTGGGTTTGAACACAATGGATTACAATCAAGAGTTCTATCTTCATTAACAATGGATCCAAAAGTTTGCGAAGTTTATATTAATGAAAAAGCAAAAAAATATTTAAAAGATGGTCAAGTTATTATTTTTGCTGGTGGAACTGGAAGACCTTTTTTTACAACTGATACAGCTTCAACACTTTATGCTTCGGAGATTGAAGCGGATGCAATTTTAATGGGTAAAAATAATATTGATGGTGTCTATGATAGTGATCCAAAATTTAATAAAAATGCAATTAAATTTGATAGGATAACTTATGATGAATTATTAGAAAGAGATCTGAGAGTTATTGATCAAACTGCAGCCGCAATGGCAAAAGATAATGATATTGATATAATTATTTTTGATATTAATGAAGAAAATTCATTATTAAGAGCAATTGAAAATAAAATACCTAATACAGTTATTACAAAATAG
- a CDS encoding sigma factor-like helix-turn-helix DNA-binding protein, producing the protein MQDLEERNKLIELYDKYSALLTQSQKQAIYLHLFEDLSFSEIANELAMTRAGAYDAVNKAKKKLLLLDEKINEK; encoded by the coding sequence ATGCAAGATCTTGAAGAAAGAAATAAATTAATTGAATTGTACGATAAATATTCAGCACTATTAACACAATCACAAAAACAAGCAATATATTTACATTTATTTGAAGATTTATCATTTAGTGAAATTGCTAATGAATTAGCAATGACCCGTGCTGGTGCTTATGACGCAGTTAATAAAGCAAAGAAAAAATTACTTTTACTTGATGAAAAAATTAATGAAAAATAA
- the ftsY gene encoding signal recognition particle-docking protein FtsY, translating into MGFWLRLKEKLFGTKEERIAKKQEKIEAKEKKQLEKELKKQKKLDNYIAGLSKSNSSFVESIKQLQNRHNKIDEEFFEELEEILIMSDISIKLVQIIIEECKKEVRNENIDDPKLINEIIADKLFTIYTSNSIVDTTLNIKPNRINTILVVGVNGSGKTTSISKIAHKLISEGNKVLIAAADTFRAAAVEQLEIWANKVGADIIKPLQNETDPAAVVYRAIEKAKEQNYNVLIIDTAGRLQNKINLMQELAKINKVLSSKIEGAPHESLLVLDATTGQNGISQAKAFGEATNLSGIVLTKMDGTSKGGIVLTIKDEINLSVKFIGLGEKVEDLEEFDLESYIFGLMKGINE; encoded by the coding sequence ATGGGATTTTGGTTAAGATTAAAAGAAAAACTATTTGGGACTAAAGAAGAAAGAATCGCCAAAAAACAAGAAAAAATTGAAGCTAAGGAAAAAAAGCAATTAGAAAAAGAGTTAAAAAAACAAAAAAAACTTGATAACTATATTGCGGGTTTATCAAAATCAAATTCTTCTTTTGTAGAAAGTATTAAGCAACTTCAAAATAGACATAACAAAATCGATGAAGAATTTTTTGAAGAATTAGAAGAAATTTTAATTATGTCAGATATTTCAATAAAATTAGTGCAAATTATTATTGAGGAATGTAAAAAAGAAGTTCGTAATGAAAATATAGATGATCCGAAATTAATAAATGAAATTATTGCAGATAAATTGTTCACAATTTATACATCAAATTCAATTGTTGATACAACTTTGAATATTAAACCAAACCGCATAAATACAATTTTGGTTGTAGGTGTGAATGGTTCGGGGAAAACAACTTCAATATCTAAAATTGCTCATAAATTAATTTCTGAAGGAAATAAAGTTTTAATTGCAGCAGCAGACACATTTCGGGCAGCAGCAGTTGAACAACTTGAAATTTGGGCAAACAAAGTTGGCGCTGATATAATAAAACCATTACAAAATGAAACTGATCCAGCAGCGGTAGTTTATCGTGCAATCGAAAAAGCAAAAGAACAAAATTATAATGTTTTAATTATTGATACAGCCGGAAGACTTCAAAATAAAATCAATTTAATGCAAGAATTGGCAAAAATAAACAAAGTATTATCTTCAAAAATTGAAGGTGCTCCACATGAAAGTTTATTAGTATTAGATGCAACAACAGGACAAAATGGTATTTCACAAGCTAAAGCTTTTGGAGAAGCAACAAATTTAAGTGGAATTGTTTTAACAAAAATGGATGGAACATCAAAAGGTGGAATTGTTCTAACAATTAAAGATGAAATTAATTTATCGGTTAAATTTATTGGATTAGGTGAAAAAGTCGAAGATCTTGAAGAATTTGATCTTGAATCATATATTTTTGGATTAATGAAAGGCATTAATGAATAA
- the rlmD gene encoding 23S rRNA (uracil(1939)-C(5))-methyltransferase RlmD, whose product MDNNQNKITLKKGLILKKIQNQSNLNQGLSYEGLCIIRDFDIPIFVYNLLPNEIADIEITYYSKKCCFAKVIKLWNKSSKRKELNNQLKELYESGSSPLLSLSYQDQLNFKQTIINNLFQRNLNYFNVKKIIKSNNQLNYRNKISLQIEYHENQIKFGFYKKHSHQLIAQSDLYLGNSTIKKFYKNILLDPNNQFDQELKKAIFNLKPKKIILRSPSNNNLNEEIEIILILKNHPNKNLIDNLEKINKKISIYKFSIFIENKNHWINLLHHNGIEYQINNFRFNVKNDSFYQINEEIMVLIYQQIFDWIESSNLNIVDAFSGVGTIGSYIANKANKVYSIEINQIATMLAKSNILKNKLKNLEVINDDANDWIVKNAKKIDLAIFDPPREGLKKQSIEAIIQSKIKKIIYLSCDPKTLVRDLKELINNNYLIKEVIPYDMFPQTHHIETLVLLEKK is encoded by the coding sequence ATGGATAATAATCAAAATAAAATTACTTTAAAAAAAGGATTGATTTTAAAAAAAATTCAAAACCAATCAAATCTTAATCAAGGATTATCATATGAAGGATTATGTATAATCCGCGATTTTGATATTCCTATTTTTGTATATAACTTATTACCAAATGAAATAGCAGATATTGAAATAACTTATTATTCTAAAAAATGTTGTTTTGCAAAAGTAATTAAACTTTGAAATAAATCAAGTAAAAGAAAAGAATTAAATAATCAATTAAAAGAATTATATGAAAGTGGTTCAAGTCCACTTCTTTCTTTGTCATATCAAGATCAATTAAACTTCAAACAAACAATTATTAACAATTTATTTCAAAGAAATCTAAATTATTTTAATGTTAAAAAAATCATTAAATCTAACAATCAATTAAATTATCGAAATAAAATAAGTCTCCAAATTGAATACCATGAAAATCAAATTAAATTTGGTTTTTATAAAAAGCACAGTCATCAATTAATTGCACAAAGTGATTTATACTTAGGAAACTCAACAATTAAAAAGTTCTATAAAAATATTTTATTAGATCCAAATAATCAATTTGATCAAGAATTAAAAAAAGCAATTTTTAATCTAAAACCTAAAAAAATAATTTTAAGATCGCCATCAAATAATAATTTAAATGAAGAAATTGAAATTATTTTAATTTTAAAAAATCATCCAAATAAAAACTTAATTGATAATTTAGAAAAAATAAATAAAAAAATATCAATTTATAAATTTTCAATCTTTATTGAAAACAAAAATCATTGAATAAATTTATTGCATCACAATGGAATTGAGTATCAAATTAATAATTTTAGATTTAATGTAAAGAATGATAGTTTTTATCAGATAAATGAAGAAATTATGGTTTTGATTTATCAACAAATTTTTGATTGAATTGAATCAAGTAATTTAAACATTGTTGATGCTTTTTCTGGGGTTGGAACAATTGGAAGTTATATTGCAAATAAAGCAAATAAAGTTTATTCAATTGAAATTAATCAAATTGCAACAATGCTAGCAAAAAGTAATATTTTAAAAAATAAACTTAAAAATCTTGAAGTAATTAATGATGATGCAAATGATTGGATTGTAAAGAATGCCAAAAAAATTGATTTAGCAATTTTTGATCCACCAAGAGAAGGATTAAAAAAGCAAAGTATTGAAGCAATAATTCAATCAAAAATAAAAAAAATAATTTATTTAAGTTGTGATCCTAAAACCTTAGTTCGTGATTTAAAAGAATTAATTAATAATAATTATTTAATAAAAGAAGTTATCCCTTATGATATGTTTCCTCAAACGCATCATATTGAAACATTAGTTTTACTTGAAAAAAAATAA
- the mnmE gene encoding tRNA uridine-5-carboxymethylaminomethyl(34) synthesis GTPase MnmE: protein MKNIYNDTITAISSGNINQAISIIRISGPEAIEIIKKIYTGKIGQDKTITYGYIVDPKTKKIIDEVLVNFHIGNKNYTGEDTIEINAHGGIIVTNKILNLIIANGARIANRGEFSRRAFLNGKITLEKAEAINSLIHAKTNIQAEIAIKQFNNKDNEIIEKLEEQLLTIISIIEINIDYSDYNDIEQMDKNKLLKLISNLKNNIEIIIKKSENATDVYNGIKVAIVGQPNTGKSSLLNLLLEKEKAIVTDVAGTTRDVVEDDYELNGILFRIIDTAGIRKTKDLVESIGIERSIKAIEEAKIVVHLTSPLHTENEEDKLIKKLSKNKIYIPVINKSDLLEKKVSKDIVLTSAKNKYTWELKNALVKNYLNLDYEDPELIYNTRRLGLLKQCVNELETAIKSLQLGYGPEVVILDINKAWMILREILNKEHDNEALLDNMFNKFCLGK, encoded by the coding sequence ATGAAGAATATTTATAATGACACAATAACTGCAATATCATCAGGAAATATTAATCAAGCCATTTCAATAATTCGAATTTCAGGTCCAGAAGCAATTGAAATTATAAAAAAAATTTATACTGGAAAAATTGGCCAAGATAAAACAATAACATATGGTTATATTGTTGATCCTAAAACAAAAAAAATCATTGATGAAGTTTTAGTTAATTTTCATATTGGAAATAAAAATTATACTGGAGAAGATACCATTGAAATAAATGCTCATGGAGGAATTATTGTAACAAATAAAATTCTCAATTTAATAATTGCCAATGGTGCAAGAATAGCAAACCGAGGTGAATTTTCAAGAAGAGCATTTTTGAATGGAAAAATAACATTAGAAAAAGCTGAAGCGATTAATTCATTAATTCATGCTAAAACAAATATTCAAGCTGAAATTGCAATAAAACAATTCAATAATAAAGATAATGAAATTATTGAAAAATTAGAAGAACAATTACTGACTATTATTTCAATCATTGAAATCAATATTGATTATTCAGATTATAATGATATTGAACAAATGGATAAAAATAAATTATTAAAATTAATTTCTAATCTAAAAAATAATATTGAAATAATTATTAAAAAATCAGAAAATGCAACTGATGTATATAACGGAATAAAAGTTGCTATTGTTGGACAACCTAATACAGGAAAATCATCACTACTAAATCTTTTATTAGAAAAAGAAAAAGCAATTGTTACAGATGTTGCTGGAACAACAAGAGATGTTGTTGAAGATGATTATGAATTAAATGGAATTTTATTTCGAATTATTGATACAGCAGGAATCAGAAAAACAAAAGATTTAGTTGAATCAATTGGAATTGAAAGATCAATTAAAGCAATTGAAGAAGCAAAAATTGTTGTTCATTTAACAAGTCCATTGCATACTGAAAATGAAGAAGATAAATTAATTAAAAAATTATCAAAAAATAAAATTTATATTCCTGTCATAAATAAAAGTGATTTATTAGAAAAAAAAGTTTCAAAAGATATTGTTTTAACATCTGCTAAAAACAAATATACTTGAGAATTAAAAAATGCTTTGGTAAAAAATTATTTAAATCTTGATTATGAAGATCCAGAACTTATTTATAACACGAGACGTTTAGGACTTCTAAAACAATGTGTGAATGAATTGGAAACTGCAATTAAAAGTTTACAATTGGGTTATGGACCTGAAGTTGTTATTTTAGATATCAATAAGGCTTGAATGATTTTAAGAGAAATTCTTAATAAAGAACATGATAATGAGGCTTTATTAGATAATATGTTTAATAAATTTTGCTTAGGTAAATAA
- a CDS encoding M13 family metallopeptidase — translation MNKKLIKENFFEAVNGEWLAKHKIPDDKSSVGSFERLDENLTKLKIKLLNKWAINNEEIKKDPILIEMVNFFTLVNNWNERKKNGIKPAIKILDSIEKLSSWHDLEKNYADFLFKGFDLPIPLFVETDFKNFEKQTLFVSCPDVILPEKQYYLDEEKKNSLYKVWTTMTMKLLLKINNNVHWAEDLINKSLIWDTEAAKYILSAEEWAIVTNIYNPKKVNNFDKKIKELKLSKILSNIFKQEINEVICVSDNLIDDFANLIKKENFENYKAFLYINTLLRLAHYLDYESLMVANEFSRTLRGQIKPLDKKKEATKFVADYVFAMPFGKYYGETFFGKENKKNVEKMISKMISIYENRLRENTWLSQQTKEKAILKLSKIGVYVGYPEIIDEFYQDLIVKKYDGYNDLLMNVLNFYAIRKKSEFKQYGKKKNKDLWSMTPAIVNAYYNPTKNIIVFPAGILQAPFYSKKQSSSANYGGIGAVIAHEISHAFDNNGANFDEVGNMVNWWTKEDKIEFEKRAKKMIELFDGKKTEAGKCNGKLTVSENIADAGGVSCALEAAKTEKDFNAKHFYINYAINWRSKYRKELQKLLLDTDVHAPTILRANIQVQNSDDFYTAFNIKKGDKMYLSPKKRVKIW, via the coding sequence ATGAATAAGAAACTTATAAAAGAAAACTTCTTTGAAGCAGTTAATGGTGAATGATTAGCTAAACACAAAATCCCAGATGACAAATCATCAGTTGGTTCTTTTGAAAGACTAGATGAAAATCTTACAAAATTAAAAATTAAACTGCTAAACAAATGAGCAATTAATAATGAAGAAATTAAAAAAGATCCGATCTTAATAGAAATGGTTAATTTTTTTACTTTAGTTAACAATTGAAATGAAAGAAAGAAAAACGGAATTAAACCAGCAATCAAAATTTTAGATTCAATTGAAAAATTAAGTAGTTGACATGACTTAGAAAAAAATTATGCTGATTTTTTATTTAAGGGTTTTGATTTACCCATTCCTTTATTTGTTGAAACTGATTTTAAAAATTTTGAAAAACAAACTCTTTTTGTTTCTTGTCCAGATGTTATTCTTCCTGAAAAGCAATACTATTTAGATGAAGAGAAAAAAAATTCATTATACAAAGTTTGAACAACAATGACAATGAAACTTCTTTTAAAAATTAATAACAATGTTCATTGAGCAGAAGACTTAATTAATAAATCTTTAATTTGAGACACTGAAGCCGCAAAATATATTTTGTCAGCAGAAGAATGAGCAATTGTAACTAATATTTATAATCCCAAAAAAGTTAATAATTTTGATAAAAAAATTAAAGAATTAAAACTATCAAAAATACTATCTAACATTTTTAAACAAGAAATAAATGAAGTTATTTGTGTATCAGATAATTTGATTGATGATTTTGCTAATCTAATTAAAAAAGAAAATTTTGAAAACTATAAAGCTTTTCTATATATCAATACATTATTAAGACTTGCACATTATTTGGACTATGAAAGTCTTATGGTTGCAAATGAATTTTCAAGAACATTAAGAGGTCAAATTAAACCACTTGATAAGAAAAAAGAAGCAACTAAATTTGTTGCTGATTATGTTTTTGCAATGCCATTTGGTAAATATTATGGTGAAACATTTTTTGGTAAAGAAAATAAAAAGAATGTTGAAAAAATGATAAGTAAAATGATTTCAATTTATGAAAATCGTTTAAGAGAAAATACTTGACTATCACAACAAACAAAAGAAAAAGCAATTCTTAAATTATCTAAAATTGGTGTTTATGTTGGATACCCTGAAATAATTGATGAATTTTATCAAGATTTAATTGTCAAAAAATATGACGGTTACAATGATTTATTAATGAATGTACTTAATTTTTATGCAATAAGAAAAAAATCTGAATTTAAACAATATGGCAAAAAGAAAAATAAAGATTTATGATCAATGACACCGGCAATTGTAAATGCATATTATAATCCAACAAAAAATATCATTGTTTTCCCAGCTGGAATATTACAAGCTCCCTTTTATAGCAAAAAACAATCTTCATCAGCAAATTATGGAGGAATTGGAGCTGTTATAGCACATGAGATATCACATGCTTTTGATAACAATGGTGCAAACTTCGATGAAGTTGGAAATATGGTCAATTGATGAACGAAAGAAGACAAAATCGAATTTGAAAAAAGAGCAAAAAAAATGATCGAATTATTCGATGGCAAAAAAACTGAAGCAGGAAAATGTAATGGTAAATTAACTGTTTCAGAAAACATTGCTGATGCTGGCGGAGTTTCTTGTGCACTCGAAGCAGCTAAAACTGAAAAAGATTTTAATGCTAAACATTTTTATATTAATTATGCAATTAACTGAAGATCTAAATACCGTAAAGAACTACAAAAATTACTTTTAGATACTGATGTCCATGCTCCAACAATCTTAAGAGCTAACATTCAAGTTCAAAACTCAGATGATTTTTATACAGCTTTTAATATTAAAAAAGGTGACAAAATGTATTTGAGTCCTAAAAAAAGAGTAAAGATTTGATAA
- a CDS encoding MHO_4530 family protein, with translation MKIQMSNALLIPFVIFFIIVIVLGSYLGIYFTTKRKKAIDTKNGFLFLEIDIEKERIKSHNHIFDIKSQPIFLKRLNLQNRKWIKLSKFEAILDKKSLLTFEKALEAKKNLFISFEKKKNRLSKSIIKINIDLNFINEERIFLTLNWKESNYLNKLVFEPINTNISYLITPDNKYFACAFILDMKSITSVNAFIKIFRDICIKNKILGIKIIWDWNKLFFVFPSPKFSKKKAMNSIKTIHDYAQTYKTLFKAFYAFDGILLTKNNSIFAYELIFDYLKSIPLVKEYWLSNEIEKMQSFIQFQKKYTDVSNQLKSNTNIDIKPIFFNDFNDNNTKLNILLIEKKFKNLEIDNFETLSMLDIYKNFFFEFYKNKTETNTQGRILNINDYVFNFIENNDVNELSSNTNSFFQLIKINNIKTMARVKKKIEQIQKNNPNLCTAIKLKELDDDIIYLIDKWVKVIWIDENLTAQIKNPAIMLYIRFLIKKAKDLNIAIIFEKLDYKNYKKLIYDHDLKMFYTRSKATKNKVVRKRIFLKGNLWIRNL, from the coding sequence ATGAAAATTCAAATGAGTAATGCCCTTTTAATTCCTTTTGTCATTTTCTTTATTATTGTTATTGTTCTTGGCTCATATTTAGGAATTTATTTCACAACCAAAAGAAAAAAAGCAATTGATACAAAAAATGGTTTCCTTTTTCTTGAAATTGATATTGAAAAAGAAAGAATAAAATCACATAATCATATTTTTGATATTAAATCTCAACCAATTTTTTTAAAAAGATTAAATTTACAAAATCGAAAATGAATTAAACTTAGTAAATTTGAAGCAATCCTTGATAAAAAATCATTACTAACATTTGAAAAAGCTTTAGAAGCTAAAAAAAATCTTTTTATTAGTTTTGAAAAAAAGAAAAACCGCCTTTCAAAAAGCATCATTAAAATAAATATTGATCTTAATTTTATTAATGAAGAAAGAATTTTTTTAACTCTTAATTGAAAAGAATCCAATTATTTGAATAAACTCGTTTTTGAACCAATTAATACTAATATTAGTTATTTAATAACTCCAGATAATAAATATTTTGCCTGTGCATTTATTTTAGATATGAAATCAATCACTAGTGTGAATGCATTTATTAAAATTTTTAGAGATATATGCATAAAAAATAAAATTCTAGGAATAAAAATAATTTGGGATTGAAATAAATTATTTTTCGTCTTTCCTTCACCAAAATTTAGCAAGAAAAAAGCCATGAATAGCATTAAAACAATTCATGATTATGCCCAAACATATAAGACACTTTTTAAAGCCTTTTATGCGTTTGATGGAATTTTATTAACAAAGAATAATAGTATTTTTGCCTATGAACTAATTTTTGATTATTTAAAATCAATCCCTTTAGTCAAGGAATATTGATTATCAAATGAAATAGAAAAAATGCAATCTTTTATTCAATTTCAAAAAAAATATACTGATGTTTCAAATCAATTAAAAAGCAATACAAACATTGATATAAAACCAATCTTTTTCAATGATTTCAATGACAATAATACAAAACTCAATATTTTATTGATTGAAAAAAAATTTAAAAATCTTGAAATTGATAATTTTGAAACTTTATCAATGCTTGATATTTATAAAAACTTTTTCTTTGAATTCTATAAAAACAAAACTGAAACAAATACACAAGGAAGAATTTTAAATATCAATGATTATGTGTTTAATTTTATTGAAAATAATGATGTTAATGAGTTATCATCAAATACAAATTCGTTCTTTCAATTAATTAAAATCAATAATATAAAAACAATGGCAAGAGTTAAAAAGAAGATTGAACAAATTCAAAAAAATAATCCTAATTTATGTACAGCAATTAAGTTAAAAGAACTTGATGATGATATTATTTATTTAATTGATAAATGAGTTAAGGTTATTTGAATTGATGAAAATCTTACTGCGCAAATTAAGAATCCAGCAATTATGCTTTACATAAGATTTTTAATTAAAAAAGCAAAAGATTTAAATATTGCAATTATTTTTGAAAAATTGGACTACAAAAACTATAAGAAACTTATATATGATCATGATTTAAAAATGTTTTACACAAGAAGTAAGGCAACAAAAAACAAAGTAGTAAGAAAGAGAATCTTTTTGAAAGGTAATTTATGAATAAGAAACTTATAA
- a CDS encoding ATP-dependent helicase, which produces MLNLNNLNEQQKAAVKYNDGPLRIIAGAGSGKTRVLTKKISYLIEELDINPSRILALTFSNKAANEMKTRVTTILEDPKRIPTISTFHSICSNILRHDIHLLGYKNDFQIVDELDQKSILKSIYSELGISNNEFSYNSILSFIQNKKNSLFNLPSNEQKEDEEEDLSISNEEKKSNKIKESIYKNYQERLQRAKALDFDDLLVFVYTLFYDPKYEATAKKWSKRYDYLLVDEFQDTSLIQYKILQKLCSTNYLTIVGDPDQTIYSWRNADINIIINFHKDYPDALTIKLEENYRSTKTILRHANQLIDNNKLRLEKKIFTENQEGEEVDFFCGYSEEDEARWIAQSISKLKRNRIQLKNIAVLFRTNSYSRAIEEALIKENSIYKLFGSIKFYQREEIKDALAYLRVIHDGNELMFLRIINKPSRKIGEVTIEKLLNFAKSKNLDLYTAIENNFDAIQGKLGISSLTMQKIADLINAIRWARVALKTNSISSTLKEFMFKIIGYFEIYKNTEEEYESKKENFLSLINAIEQWEINNKFGTIAEYLQEMALITDHDSDDDATNFVSLMTVHNAKGLEFDYVFICGLAEGLFPLRRAIISSPHKDFTFIRYMNTYKENIEALEEERRLMYVAITRAKKKLFLSFAISKSGFSKPSRFLKEMGVKEQHNSINLASDFSIAQENNLNNVDLIIGDYIMHKTYGKGKIIEMVDSIITVKFDFQKIIKQFERSHHSIKKWDENSNE; this is translated from the coding sequence ATGTTGAATCTGAACAATTTAAATGAACAACAAAAAGCGGCGGTCAAATACAATGATGGACCGTTGAGGATCATTGCTGGAGCTGGTTCAGGTAAAACTCGAGTATTAACGAAAAAAATTTCTTATTTAATTGAAGAATTAGACATAAATCCTTCACGTATTTTAGCGTTAACTTTTTCAAATAAAGCAGCGAATGAAATGAAAACTAGGGTCACAACAATTTTGGAAGACCCAAAAAGGATTCCGACAATAAGTACATTTCACTCGATTTGTTCAAATATTCTTCGTCACGATATCCATTTGTTAGGGTACAAAAATGATTTTCAAATTGTTGATGAACTTGATCAAAAATCAATTCTAAAATCTATTTATTCTGAATTAGGAATCTCAAATAATGAATTTAGTTATAATTCGATTTTAAGTTTTATTCAAAACAAAAAAAATTCATTATTTAATCTTCCTAGCAATGAACAAAAAGAAGATGAAGAAGAAGATCTATCAATTTCAAATGAAGAAAAAAAATCTAATAAAATTAAAGAATCAATTTACAAAAATTACCAAGAAAGACTACAAAGAGCAAAAGCTCTTGATTTTGATGATTTATTAGTTTTTGTATATACTCTATTTTATGATCCAAAATATGAAGCAACTGCAAAAAAATGATCAAAAAGATATGATTATTTATTGGTTGATGAATTCCAGGATACAAGTTTAATTCAATATAAAATTCTACAAAAACTTTGTTCAACAAATTACTTAACTATTGTTGGTGATCCTGATCAAACTATTTATAGTTGAAGAAATGCTGATATAAATATTATTATTAATTTCCACAAAGATTATCCAGATGCATTAACAATTAAATTGGAAGAAAATTATCGTTCAACTAAAACAATTTTAAGACATGCAAACCAATTAATTGACAATAACAAATTAAGATTGGAAAAAAAGATATTCACAGAAAACCAAGAAGGGGAAGAAGTTGATTTCTTTTGTGGTTATAGCGAAGAAGATGAAGCAAGATGAATCGCACAAAGTATTTCTAAATTAAAAAGAAATCGCATTCAATTAAAAAACATTGCTGTTTTATTCCGGACAAATAGTTACTCAAGAGCAATTGAAGAAGCATTAATCAAAGAAAATTCAATATATAAACTTTTTGGTTCAATCAAATTTTATCAAAGAGAAGAAATCAAAGATGCATTGGCTTATTTAAGAGTTATTCATGATGGAAATGAACTAATGTTTCTTCGGATTATCAACAAGCCTTCAAGAAAAATTGGTGAAGTAACTATTGAAAAATTGCTTAATTTTGCTAAAAGCAAAAATCTTGATTTATACACTGCGATTGAAAATAATTTTGATGCTATTCAAGGAAAACTTGGTATCTCCTCATTGACAATGCAAAAAATTGCTGATCTAATTAATGCAATTCGCTGAGCAAGAGTCGCTCTTAAAACTAATTCAATAAGCAGTACATTAAAAGAATTCATGTTTAAGATTATTGGGTATTTTGAAATTTATAAAAATACTGAAGAAGAATATGAAAGTAAAAAAGAAAATTTTTTAAGTTTAATAAACGCAATTGAACAGTGAGAAATAAACAATAAATTTGGTACTATCGCTGAATATTTACAAGAAATGGCACTTATTACAGACCATGATAGTGATGATGATGCAACAAATTTTGTTTCTTTAATGACAGTACATAATGCAAAGGGGTTAGAATTTGATTATGTATTTATTTGTGGTTTAGCCGAAGGTCTTTTTCCTCTGCGTAGAGCAATCATCAGTTCACCTCACAAAGATTTTACTTTTATTCGCTATATGAATACATACAAAGAAAATATTGAAGCACTAGAAGAAGAAAGAAGATTAATGTATGTTGCAATAACAAGGGCAAAAAAGAAATTGTTTTTATCATTCGCAATAAGTAAATCAGGATTTAGCAAACCAAGTCGATTCCTAAAAGAAATGGGTGTTAAGGAACAGCATAATAGTATAAATCTAGCTTCTGATTTTTCAATTGCACAAGAAAATAATCTAAATAATGTTGATTTAATTATTGGTGATTATATTATGCACAAAACATATGGCAAGGGAAAAATAATTGAAATGGTCGATTCAATCATCACAGTCAAATTCGACTTTCAAAAAATCATTAAACAATTTGAAAGATCACACCATTCAATTAAGAAATGGGATGAAAATTCAAATGAGTAA